A region of the Gigantopelta aegis isolate Gae_Host chromosome 11, Gae_host_genome, whole genome shotgun sequence genome:
cttaaagtaaataacAGAAACAAACTTGTTTGAGACAAAACGACGAGCGTTTTTGACTATCCAagttccgcacaaaaattgTCATGCTGTTTTTAGCAGGACCCCCGCACATGTTTAAAGCACAACAGTAGCTGGTACATTGGCACTAGtgcaaattaattttcataaatttactggccagattaaagaatattttagcattacaaaccctctcacatttatcaccaatggcatgACTGGTAGTGTTAACTGTGGAATGAAAAGTTGGGTgaacttcgaactttgacccgctGACATACTATTTGGTGTACTCCAACTAGAAACACCAAATCGACCTATAAATTGCATGTTCcttgacaaaaaaccaaacagatATAAATTCATTGTATTCATTTGCTAACAAACACTAGCTGTTTCATTTCACTTCACGGAgcgtgacgtagcccattgttaaaacgttcgcttgatgaacgttcggtctaggatcgatccccgtcagtgggttcattgggctatttctcctttaagactatatgtcagaattaccaaatgtttgacatccagtagcaaataattaataaatcagtgtgctctagtggtgccgttaaacaaaacaaactttaactttatgtctctttgaaatgtgtgtgtgtgtgtgtgtgtgtgtgtgtgtgtgtgtgtgtgtgtgtgtacctccAGCGACCTCATCTGGAAGGCATCGTAACACAgggacaatatttaaaattcttAGGTAACCGAAAGTCGGTTCATGTGATTTTATCCAAGGTAAACGATTATTTGGTTACGTGAATTCTACTTATGTGACCAATCAATTGCCTAATCGGTTCCCCACATAACCGACTGGTGGTTCGCGTTAATGTAAAGTctcgtaaccgacacgcgaacagaacgatagttcgcgtgaaatattgtgcgcTGTAACAGATGTCTAGGGCTAATAGAGAACtttatatggtaatattttatatttagaaacGCCCGATCAAAAATGGCGaccaaattttttataaatatttaatttatctttattaattttattagaaatggcgcatttaaaataaaagcacAAAGCCCCATACCCCATTGGATTAAGTTCAAAATTGACCTAAGTAATTTTGCCCCGGATTGGGCCCTTGGCCTCCAAAGGTCGAACCCGAggtagacatgctcgaaaccgtagtggtataggagcatgttaaaaacattatgttatgttatgtaacAGATGGACAACAAGAGCACTTTTAAACTCAAATTgggcatttttcatattttctggggTGACTACTGTTTCGTACCCACCCCATAATTGatacactggcgtagccaggatctTATATTGAGGGGAACACActattgaggggggggggggggcaacccacattatgtatgtatgtatgtatgtatttatgtataattttataaaatttgcgAAAAAGTTTGATTGAGGGGCATTGCtcccgtgccccccccccccccctcaccctcGCTACGCTACTGAGTAGATACGGCCCTGGATATTGGCGAAGTTGGAGTCTGCTTAACAAATTGGTTTCGAACGGGACTTTAATTAGCTAGCAATAGGCAATTTGTCTGGCCTATCCGATAAGCCTTATCGTGCAACCTGTTGCTTGGAATAGAACGAATGTACAAGCATATCGCCAATATGGCGTCTTTCACGATATATCTGTCGAAAAGATTCATGAAATATACGTAGGAGTTAATTTTAAactaatatgaaaataaattatgagTTTATGAGAAGGCCAGAATAGTGTTGCTGGGCATATAATAACATTATGGGcagaaaatagattttaaaatcgtgtgttttaaaaaatatatatataacataaactTATCTTACACATTGTTACTCCAGTACTCTTATTTAACTCaactaaagaaataaattaaataaacatactttgttttttgttgttgtttttattgtttggggcggaggggggggggggggggggggggcgttcgttttttgttttgtttcggtTTTTTTACTCATGTATAgtattctttatttataaaaatttgcATACAGTAGAAACGATGGACAGAAATTTagtaaatgaaataacaaatCCTTGttgaagggaaataactcttggCGATGCTTTATCCACACTTGAACCCATTGCCGATTGAGGCGGAAGGTTGTCCACTGATAAAGCACTCGtgtgatgcgcgatcgatccaGGACCGATCttcgtcagtgggctatttctcgttccaccgaTTCCTCCACAACTAGTgcaacaaaggccttggtatgtactatcctgtctgtgggatggtgcacataaaaaaatCATAGCTGCTAACTGCCGATGGAAGGTTTTCTCTCATTATTTTTGGGATCATTAGCCATATGTTCGATACAGTATAATCATAAAAAGCATATCTCTgcttttgtctgtctgtctgtctgtctgtgtttctctatccccccccctctctctctctctctctctctctctctctctcttctctctctctctctctctctctctctctctctctctctctctctgacttcGTTTTGTACACTTGTGATAAACGATGCCTTTGTATGAACCATAAGTACAAGTCTTGCAAAATAAAAAGCTAAGGTCACCCGATACATTCCCTGGTAATCTGCAAGCTGTTGACCTTCCCAGGTACCTCAAGACATGTTCGTGTTGCTGGTATCTTATCAcaggtatatatttaaagacatTACCTGTatgatatgtataatataattcGGTATCTCATCTCTCTCCCTCAAGGCCGTAAGAAGCGGTAAGGCCAGTCAAACTTCGGCCTGATCTATATACCTGGTCCcggactaaataaataaagtttgttttatttaacgacgccactagagcacattgatttttttatcttatcatcggctattggacgttaaacatatggtcattctgacactgtgttttcgaggaaacccgctgtctccacataggctactcttttacgaaaggcagcaggggatcttttatttgcgcttcccacaggcaggatagcacaagccatggcctttgttgaaccagttatagatcactggtcggtgcatgtggtttacacctacccattgagccttgcggaacactcactcaggatttggagtcggtatctggattaaaaatcccatgcctcgactgggatctggtCCCGGACTAAGTCACTGGCGAGGTCAGAGTTTAAGCCCgagatgggcgtgttcgaaaccttcgtggtatatgagcacgttaaacgcacagaccctagtttctacttctcagacgcacgtgcgttttaaaaaaatataaaacaaaaatgcattttatggtattaGAAACGCCAGGATGACAAGAAACAATTCGGTTGTTCAAAAATGGATAAtgtaagcaataaaatataagtaaagtttgatttcaatgatcataaacggctctaatagtttaaaatatcccttagtGCTCAAACACTatggtctgtctctttaaacaaGTTACCTTACCTTatacctgatttttttttttttaaatcatgatgTCATTAATCCTGCTCGAAATATAATATCGTCAAACACTGTCGTTCAAAATACCCCCAGAATATAGAAAAAAATACATCGTCTTAAAACAATGTATGGATGTGGAGGTTTTATCTCATATAatctatatactagtatgtcgTGGAGTCAAAATAGACCTTACTAATAATTTTaggcttctctctctctctctctctctctctctctctctctctctctctctctctctctctctctctctctctctctctctcttctctctctctctctctctctctctctctctctctctctctctctcgctgtttttagaggaataaatattataaatcaaataatatttcttTACCTATAAGCTGTGATGACTCACTTCCCGattaaacatataaaacaattacttaGGTACATCATCTTATCCCTCGTTCTTCAGTCGggaattgatccccgtcggtgggctcattgagctatttctcgttctagccagttacaccacgactggtatatcaaaggctatggtatgtgctatcctgtctgtgggatgttgcatataaaagatccctttctactaatgggaaaatgtagcgggtttcctttcctctctaaaattataCGTGATAAAATGACCAAATGGTTAACAGccaatagtcgataattaataaaccaaataaactttaacttttgtatacggaagttattaaaaaaaactacattttgggGCTCCCGTTacaaagtggcagtcctcttataaaTGGAGTGGGAACTATATAACGTGAACAAATCCAGCTTCTTTTCTATAGACAAATCATCTGGCAATGATTCATGTTGGAAATCACCCAAGACTGTCATAAGTTGCTTTGGACTTTGTCTTGTGCAGAAATACGATAttaaatatgaaagaaaaagaaagaaatgttttttatttaacgacgcactcaacacattgtatttacggttatatggcgtcagacatatggttaagaaccacacagatattgagggaggaaacccgctgtcgccactttatgggctactcttctcgattagcagcaagggatcttttatatgcaccatcccacagacaagatggtacataccacggcctttgatataccaatcgtggtgcactggctgcaatgagaaatagcccaatgggcccaccgacggggatcgatcccagaccgaccgcgcatcgagcgagcgctgtaccgctGGGCCTGGTCTCGCCCCTATATTAAATATGCTAATCATGAAAGATTCGTAATCGTCATGGCACGGATTTTGGtgcacacattttaaattatatatgttgtcTATGTGTATTACTGGTCAATGGAGGAATCAAGGGAGGGGACAAGTagtacctccccccccccccccccccaaaagattaaagtgccatttaaaaaaacacaaaaccccccacctaTTTACAATGTTATTGATGTGCCATTCTCAGGGAGTTGTTTTTAATTACCAGTCTCAACAAGATTCTCACGACTCCTACATCTAACGACATgggtcatataaaagatcatttaaAACTTTAAGCTGGGTTTTTTCGGCAGGACTAGCCTATTGGCAACGGGTTTCTTCTATCTTGATCTGCCAAGTGTCGAAGTAAACATTAATAACTTCATCATCTTAATTAACTTGATACTAAACAACCAGAGCTTGAGATGTGCtgacgtgtcgttaaacaaacttccctttcctttcctctcaaCCAAGTGTATAAATAACCAAATAATATGGTACACACACCGATACAACCGACATTTGTCGAAGGTAGCAATCGGAATGGACGAGCCTGAATCTGcagtggatataggcacgtaaatagagttttgGTTgttaggtactaggttcgcagcacggtaccggcttccacccagagagagagagtttaacTACTCGGTGGGTGGGTTTAAGATCACTACAcgctggacagacagcccggatagctgaggtgtgtgcccaggacagcgtgcttgaatttgaatttgatataagcacgaaaataagttgaaacgaatGAAAGTTAAGACACCAAAATAGCCGTAGATACAAATGTGCCGAGACGTCGTTAAACCAAAATAACAACCAGTTTCCTTTTTAAGCAATGCTAGCTGTTGTTTCTCATATGACGTCAAAGTTCACAAACCGTTATCTTAACGTCTATATCCGTTTGCCCTTGTTACATAAGCGTTGTTCTTCGGGTACGATGTGTAGTGAAGAAAATAATGTTTCTGCAACTAGTCGCAATTTCCGTTGTATGTTCGCTGGCCCACGCCATCGTCTGCCCACCCAATGTGTGTAGCATGGTGGACTGTATGTCCGTAACAAACTGTAACGGACGCGTCGTCTCTGGCGGAGGATACTGTGGATGTTGTGATACGTGTGTTACCGAGTTAGGTAATTACTAATACTCATATGGTGGTTATGATTGGTAGacgagagagggagggagagagagggggtggaggtaaggaggaagagagagggagCATagaggaagggagagagaggagggagagagggggggggggcagtgtcACAGAGGCACACAGAGAAACCTACAaaaagacagacacagagaggcagacagagacacacacatagatacagacacagagaggcagacagagagacacacatagatatagacacacagaggcagacagagagacacatagaTATAGACACAGAGGGAGAATATTCAGTTTCACAGTCAAATAGACAATAGTTTAtccttcaaaatgttttttttatttttactatcatTTCGTAGCAAGCAGGGGAGGGCATAGCTCGAGTGACCTCCAGTCCTGTCTCCCTGACAACATGTAAACAGGGCAGGGTTAGAGATAATAAACCCCCACCCCGTTGAAAGGcacattaatatcatatattgctGCCCCTGCAACTGATGGCATCTTCCGACACCTTTGGCAAGGTAAACTCGTACAAAAATAGCCACAAAAATAGCCGATTGCATAGGAACCGTTGAAgtcgtaatgtttgtcttgtaAATTGGCTATTCCCGTGGCTGTTTGGCTATTCCCGTGGCTGTTCTCGTGTCGTGTAGTATCGCGTTATTTGATATTCGAATTATCTTGTAGCTGAGGGAGAGAGATGTGGCTCCATGTTTTTGCTGGGAGTACCTTCTCACGTGGCCTGTGAATCGCACCTGATTTGTGACGTCCATACGATGACGTGTCAGAAACCGCATACTAAAAGAGGTAAGCTTTGAACCTGATCACTTGTAAGTTAAAGCAATGTTACACACGATTTTTCTTTAGGGATGGGTTGCAGCTTTACAAAATGGCACACAAGGCTAATTATAGTCActgtattaaataaacaattcaaaCGTTCATTTACTACACAGACCTGgccagacagcccatatagctgaagtgtgtgtccaggacagcgtacttgatcCGTATATAaatggatataagtacgaaaacaaatttaaattaaagtacatgtatacttaaATGCAATCTGCCAAACGACTATCCTATTGACCAAAATGTTGTTTCACCGACCCCTTTCCTCCccgcacactcacacacattcaccacccacccccaccccccacccccaccccaccccacccacacactcacacacacacacacctcggatcaaaacattaatttaattgtattaatttccATCAGTTTGTtcggagagagacagagagacagacagagagacagacagaaacagagagacacagacgcacgcacgcacgcacgcacgcgcgcgcacacacacacacacacacacacacacacacacacacatcgttgactaaaacaatttttacagtgcaatattacACTATTCATATAGgtgttaatgaaaatgtagaCGAAGAAGAGGTCCGCTATGTTAATATTCGTATCCCTTCCCAGACTCAGACCCAGCTATGTCCCTGCAATCACCATTGTTTCCTTTGATTTCAGACACCCTGACATGCGCGGAGAAAAAAGCTCAGCTTCAAGGAAGCTCTTCGTCACTTCTTGGAGTACAACATCTGGAGTGTAACTTTGATGGAACCTACAAGGCTAAACAATGTCAAGGATCGCAGTAagcaaaatgaaaaagaaagaaagacatgttttatttaacgacgcaatcaaaacattttacttacggttatatggcgtccgacatatggttaaggaccacacagacattgagagaggaaacccgctgtcgccacttcatgggctatttccgattagcagcaagggatcttgttgTAAGCAAAATGATTCGCAAGACAAGTACATTCCGTGAAGTATACTGCTTTCCGTAATGGTTACCGTGGCTCGCTTGTCACTAAACTAAGTTGTGTtattgtttcacgacaccaataaagcacattgattttgaaatatagtcttagagagaaaacccgctacatttccccagtagtagcaagggatcttttatatgcaccatcccacatatttgaaagcacataacacggccgtTAACATACCAGtagtgttgcactggctggaacgagaaatagctcaatgggacaccgacggggatcgatcctagaacgaccgcgcgtaattgggctacgtcccgtccctccaggaatgaaaacatgaaaatgtattatataccgaacaacaaaagtaaatatatatatatatttttttt
Encoded here:
- the LOC121385645 gene encoding uncharacterized protein LOC121385645 translates to MFLQLVAISVVCSLAHAIVCPPNVCSMVDCMSVTNCNGRVVSGGGYCGCCDTCVTELAEGERCGSMFLLGVPSHVACESHLICDVHTMTCQKPHTKRDTLTCAEKKAQLQGSSSSLLGVQHLECNFDGTYKAKQCQGSQCYCVDSEGNDIGYHTNIGKSQPMNCQCARDFDAYKKSGLIGRLFNCAPNGNYQQYRCLGSVCYCVDDNGNHIGTKSVNIGLINDLDCSS